Genomic DNA from Lycorma delicatula isolate Av1 chromosome 5, ASM4794821v1, whole genome shotgun sequence:
agaaaaaagtcgtgtggtgggaaagtcctacaactgtgttgtcagcattttttataaatataaaacaaattgtaatttaacTGAAGTTATTAGTAGTTAAATTACCTGGAGTGGGTTGGTCTGTTAGTTAAGTTGTCTGTCACAAGAGGGAAACCCCATTTAAAATTCCTTAACTGTTTCCaatcaaaaagtttttattttttttttatatactactttTTTCACTTGGTAAAAAtggaacattttttgtttaagcaTGACTTGTGTAAAGCATAACTTTAAGTAATTAGGGAGGTCTTTAAAAGTTTttgcattcaattttttaatcaatcatttAAGAGAATTAACTTCTTGCTCCTTCTTTACTTTCTGTTTTGTGCTAATCtttcaatttcaatatatttattatatatgatcACCTGCACTTCCTTCAAAAATggaattagataaattaatagtGATGGTGATGAAGTCATCACcatcaaaaatttgtattctttttccTGTCCTAATTTTTATATGGTCAGTGTTTTCTGTTGTAATGCACTACCCTCTATAggtagttaaacatttttttctacttcctaaatatatatatatatatatatatataaatttctagtTCCAAGATTAATCTGAGAGTAAAGATTCCCACCTTATACCCATCCTCTTTCTTCTAACCCTAAATTGGTCTCCGACTAGAAATCTTTGCGATAGATTGTTGTTACTACCAACATTATGTGAATGCTGATATATGCATTTTACAGATTATATTGTATGATGATTAAAAGtactatatttatagatttatgaattttaactacactaaattttaattataagttacacaaattatatttagttattttatgtgttattgaatataaaatataccaTATTATTACCTCTGTAGTGAATCACTCATTTATCAAATGaccagaatttttcaaaaaactgtgGAAAATGTTCTGTCATGGCATAAGTTATTCAGTCTAGTTTATGAATTTGGTAAAGATTACAGATAAAAGATGAGATTCTGCCCCTAAGGAGATTGATATTATAAATGACAGACGTTTTTTGTATcatattatgcaatttttttagcATTCACTTATTTGGTTGTTGGCCTCTAAAATATCTAGAGCTTACAGTGTCACTTATATTCAGTGACAATGGGAACTGATCTATTCATTATGTCGTTCaccaatgttattttattttatacgtacttTGAACTCATCAATTTCCAAGATGTTTCTCGATAAGGGTTTCTATTTTTTGCAGAACTCGCAGGTTATATTGGATACAGATTGTTGTTTTATATAGTAtgaggctcagctgataaattttgcacatgtttgcatagcatgggaatgaaaagagttattggaataaaattaaaaatgaatgaaagtacaataccttagctaaaaaatgcaatatttatttttcaatataatcctcatttacactgatacactttttccAACGTGTAACAAGTTTTTGCAGTTCTATCACTGAAAAATTGTAGCAGTCTTTTTTGAATCCAAGTAGGCACAGCTTTCTTCACCTCATCattggtggtgtaatgattacctttgagatcttgagatccctcttgagatgagggaagaagtggtgGGAGCCAATTCCGGCGATTGTGGTAGATGCGGAATACGCTCAAACTTGTgaagagccatcagagagtttgcacgATACCCATTGTGCACAGATACAACAACAGATTACAGATTAAATACAGATTACAGTAACTCAATTGcttgataatatggcctacttgttctttagatatgcctaactgaataacGATGTGTTGCTAGTGATtcaccggtcactttgaagcaagtCATTCACCTCTTTTTGATGTTTCTTGTCAGTCGGAGAAACTAGTTGTCGCTGCAAGATGTGTCCTCAATTgtcactttaccagcttcacatttcaCATTCGTGAAATTTCAacacccacctattcacagtacttctGTCAACAGTTTTACTACTGTAAactgcttttaaacgatgaaaaatatttgctgttgttaaaaatttgatcactgtGCGCTGCTTTAACTGTGTTGACATATTGACtggtactcgactccattttaactactactgaaaacaaaccagtaaacagatttcaacgcattatcacaGGTTTGTAGAGGGAATTTCAGCTGTCATGTGCCATGCCCAACTCAATAGTATCCTTTGCCTCCATGTAGcatgctagtgtgcaaaatttttCAGCTGTGCTTCATATCGCTTTTAAAAACTACCTGCTCTTTAAAATTAACACTAATTTTCATGCATTTTCaaaaaactgcataaaattatgccaaacttaaTTCTCTGCACTAGTAACATTTGaagttatcaaatttaatttttttctcaaaataactctacttccatttttatttttttgttggttccATAATAGCAAATAATCTGAAAAACTGACACAACTAtggtaattttttcttcaaagtcTTCTGCACATCTATATTTTGGTTCAATATAAATGATAGATATTCTAAACACTGTAGATAGAAAACGCAcacattaatcatattttaataaaaattaaattcaagcaAGAAAATTATAGAATATCACTGCCATAAGGAATTTTTACTCGTTGGTCAGGCATGATGAAAACAGTTTTACTTCAATAAACTCTTACTTAAATTAAATGAGCTATTCAAACTGCTTGTCAGAACAAATAAACCCTAGATTTTCATTCTTATATACAGATATCAAATTCGctcaaatttattatgtaaagtgGATTAAAGCAAGCACATTGGAGGTAGCACAACtaaggtaattaatttatatttccttcTGTTCCAAAAGTTTTTAAACACTTTCTCCACCTCATCCAAAAAGTCCCAGAAATAGAAAACAGTTTATCACAGTTCTGTACAAAACCCTTCAGTATTATTATCATAAGTTCTTGTAATTGCCTCTATGAGtcaattaaaacttttccttgttgtagtaatattacatttactagACAAGATATTACCAAATTTCTCAGTActaaatattccttttatttttcagcTTATCAAGTGCCATTAATTGAAACAAAggcttatttaaagaataaagattACTTTATACGTCCACatacattaaatgaaaagtacaccgCGGATCGTGGTGAACTATATTTGCAAATTAGTAATAGATTAGCTGACTTACCATTGAATCTCAATGCAGATTACGTATACAGGGATTCATTTATAATCACGGACGATTATCCTTTggtatatactattttatattactatttatattttattttatttatatactatttggtattactatttatatactattttatatttatattttatattactaattatattttattttatttatatactatttggtattactatttatatactattttatatttcaaactgaGTAATGTATAATATCtataactcttttatttattgtgaaaaataatttctatttaaaaggtGAACAaccaaagttttattatttcttgaaaaatttgaGAAACAGAATGCTGTGTTATCACTAACTATTAGAGATTGTAATATTTCCAGAAAAGTTATAAAGGTATAAATCACAACCAAACAGTAATTTTAAGAATGATGCAACACTACAACTAACATCCTTAACTgcacaaatgataaaaataacataatttttaaaacaaataagcagtaaatatgaaaatatgccTTTTGTTAATAACTCAAGATATCACTACATTAATGTCACCTCAAAGAAAACAACACTTGCTATCAAATTGGTCTTGTTTCTTTGGCAACCCAAAAGTAgcctttttataaaattgactagtaatgttataataattacatatgaaCTACTGCAACATTTTCAACCTATTTCTTTATGTTGTAGCAAAAAACCCGATTTTAAGAATTTCAGACAGTGGTTTTTACAGAAGAAAATGAAGAGATAGAAAATcatctgtaatttaaatgaaaatgtaaaaggaTATTAAACtttagataataaaagaaaatcgaAATGCAATGCTATATTAggagaataagaaagaaaaagggtTGGGCAGAATGTGGGCTTAGTCAACATAAAATAGGAGCTAGACTTTCAAACTTTTGCACTAAGCATGATCCTGGATTTTACAATTAAcgacttatatataaaatatatgcatcAAATATATGCATGAGTAGAGccttctttttctcattttctagCTTTCACCTTTCTTTCTTACACAGATGCTATGGGAATTGTGTCAGCTACAATCTAGCTTCATCTGTGGCAGCTTCTTATAGCAAGAGGGACAAGTGCTTCCATACTGAAGctcagtattacaaaaaaataaaactaaaattcaaagtatctatcaagtaaaattataaattagtcaagtaaaaacccttttttaaaaaattaaaaattatacactgGTTGGTCCAGCAGATAAGAAAATGAATGGGGTGGACAATGTAAAATAGTTGTGCAGAGATTCAAAGACAAGAGATACAACTGATGTGGCGGTTACGTAATGTACAATACATATTCTTCATTGTAGAATGGCAGAATCTCTGCTTTTCATGTAGAAATTTTGGTATTCAGATGTCAGTCAAGAATGCTAAATTTCACGTGCCATTTATTCCATAACATATTTCTCTAGTAAGTTGGAGTAAGAGtggtgtatttaatttaaacgtcTTGCCCAAGTTCACTTAACTAAACTCAGAAAGGTaggaataaatgattaaataataaaacaattaaaaaaaataaaaaaacgactgccaaaataaaaaaaaaataaataaattgaaccaaATAAACGAAAACAAGATACGCTAATGAAGAAGTTAATATcgttatttagtatttaataaataaagtaatgggtGAAATACTTTtgaacagttttaatttgtttaaatatattttttatgttgtagatGTAAAAGGCTTTAaggttgtttaattattaaattctcatCAGGTcttacatttataagaaaatattttccttcaatgaaaatatttaaatgcagttggTGGCTcattaatatagaattattactattcagtGCTCTTTAATATTGGGCAATTACAGTTCAGAGCTCCCGATTGCATCTGTATTAttttcattcgattgatttgagtcattcagttcaaacccagctaacacagtgatagaagctcacagttcattaagtcaattcattaaagtttgtgcttcaaatggcaaatctccactacagcatatatatttatacatatatagcctatgacactcctggtaacgttTCCAACATAGAATTATACATCTGAATCAGTTCGGctattgagctgctacagtggaacaaacatacatacaccctaaatatattacactcctttttaggcagtcatataaaaagatgttttttatcaataatatctttatcaataatattttattgcactTGACAGTGCAAAAAAGGTGTGTAATTTTACAGGAAAAgagattgattttattaaaaagtcaCTTTTATTTCAGGGAGAGTATGAATTTAAATGGTCTGCGGAGGATGATATCACAGACCAAGATTTTATATGTGCtagattaacttttaaaattgtacaataaataagacACGCTTCTCATCAGCCATAATTTGATTGTAAGTTACATCATTATGATCCAGTTGTCAGTCTTATGGTATATTATGtgcaattaacataaaaaactacaatgctatttatccaaaaaaactaatatttatgaagtgtaaagtaacaagaaaaaataaataaatctaaaaaaaaaatattttgttttcttaacaaaCTCCATATTCCTTTTAAAAGTATCATTCATCTCACATAATTctgataaatttgattttatgtgATTGCTGATAAGTggtttacatttaataacattttgtgaTATGACCAATTCAAGTGCAGTTTCAATGGTTAAGAGGTACACTGGTGTATTAAGTAGTagtgtaatataaagaaaaatttgaaaatgtttcatataaCCTATTCACAAATTAAATGAGCATATTTATTTTAGagaagaatttaaataaactatgatAGTGGTGACATATTATTCCATAAAACATTTGAGTAAAAATCTATCATTGAAGATTTTGAGGAGGTAGAATTAAAAAGCTGAAACATGTCTGCGTATTGCATAAAAGATCAGCTTTTAGCGACTCAAACTGTGAACAAATTCTTCTACAATTTACACATTGGAACAAGTAAATATAAACTGTCaaaaatgacaatgaaaaataaaactctgACCTTTGCTGTGGGGGTTAGCATCTTTATCCTTCATCTACACAGTTCTGGTTTGAATACGTACAGGGCTTGGCTTcttcacatatttaaattttcattatcatataCTCACACGTAAAGCCTTAGTACTTTGTTATTTGAATTATTCatcaaaaagataataaaattaaaatgaagagaatgaataaataaattagcttGTATCAAGTTCTCAGCCATCTGCAGAGATAGTGAGTTTTTAAGAAACAACTCATCCAAcatatttcaaatgatttttattgaaaagatcaaagaaaataacattacaatGTTATTGTGTATTTGGAGTGCCAAAAGCACATGGTAAAAGAAAACTGCTTGGAAATTATCCCCTTGAAAAAAGGAAATTCCACTTTTAAGGGGACACAGgacttatttttaaggaattttaaaatctgtttaatgaattacttcagtaagtttctaaaaaataataaattatttttaatgtaaataaataattgtttattaaattttaattacttagcaTTGAAGTTAATATgttcatgaaaaatgtttttatttaaaataacaaatttttaaacatgaacCCCCATAAAATTGaataagtttagtttttttagtttagttgcagtagtatttgtgaaataattatttattagtaactaGCCAGCTCCACTGGGCAGGTGGCTAGCCCTTCGGGGAGGGAAAGggctatatttttattgttaagtcAACTGGGCCAGCTTTGCTGTCCTGGTAGTAGTCTTATCGTGGAGTAAATGGTTTAtatattgaaggaaaaatttaaaccacaatttctgtaagatttttttatcaatctattCATTAGCCATGaatgtaatcaaattaattaaaacttattttgacttGTACACATGTAACCAGTGACATCACGTGGATGTTGGATAATGTCgccaaacaataattaattaggCAGTTTGTAAATTATGTTGTTTGTCTGCCATTTCTCAgcttgaatgaataaatttcttgGTGAACAACTCTTGAGCACACCACATGTAATTGATCGTGGCCAAAATAACTATTTTCCAACAGTAATCCAGCAATGTTTGGAGATTGTCCTTGTGATTTGTTGATGGTCATTGTGTATGATATTCTTAAAGGGAATTGCAAATATATGAATTGAAATGCAAGATTGGTTGAAATTATTGGAATTCGTGGTATTAAAACTTCTTCTCCTATATTTTTTGCAGTAAGAAATGTTGCTTCTACgatatttcttgataaatttttgatatatagTAGAGTACCATTGCAATATTTCGGTGGCTTCAGATTCCAATGGACCGATGGTGTTCGGCCAGGTGGCTGCACACAGCTCCATCTGCTGTACATGGCTCCACCCGCTGCACATGgctcccgctagaagcagtccatTGTCAATTAATctacagataatttaatttaatttgtaagtgttagattattttaatttattttttagccatgaatataatcaaattaataaaacttatttcaactTATGTACATATTGTAGCTCTGAATATTgacccataaaaaaataaagaataaattcttCTTCGTTCATCTCTAACTCTTCTAGACAGCTAGAGAGGTGAAATTTTAGCATGGTTATTTTCAAAGCAGTATCTAGGGAAAGggcagaaataatattttaattaacaattccTAAGTTGTTAAATCATGCTACTAATAATAGgtgtacataaaagaatattgGGATTTTAATTTATCTCATGGATGAAATGTACAGTACTGATTTAAAGCTACACAGGATCACAGAAAAATGGAAGTTTTAGTTGAGTGCGTGGATTGATTCGGTCCCTTTTTGCTCGACATTGCCAACGACAAAGAAAATCAGATTGAAATGAATGACTTAGGGCATGTGAAGAAAATCTTGCATGTATCAGCGAGTctttcctaacatttaaaaaaaaatctgttagggGTGAACTATGAACTAGCAATGCTGGTGATGACACTGGAAtgtttcaagaaatatttacataagtGTTTCTCAACCTAGGGGGTCACAGTGATATGAAAGGGGAGGGTTGTGAAATTAGCCTACTTTAcacaaacaataatgaaattattttatggggaaaaaatcatttattataaacatttaacttacatttataagtaaacatgtaaaaagaataaattaatgagatggttgcattttttttttcattaaaagtttcttCATATGTGGATCTATCTTAAACAcataaaagcaaattgttttcaaattataaaagacgatttctatatttagtttttagtgcacccacagatgaaaaacccttttcacagaggtaagatgtgGTGAAAGGGATTACTATTTCCAGTGCTTGTGATAAAAATGATATCTTAAAAGctgtattttttctgtaaaacatgAAATGATTTTGAatgcttttttctaaaaaaaaaaaattcatttttgtttcatctaaattgattatttaataaaatacttcatagcatctaaatattaaaagtatgttACACATGATGTGTAtcgtaagttaaaaaataaaatatcttaattccaTATGTGTACAACAATCCACCTTGCTTACAGAAATCATggtagaatgtaaaataaatgaaactcgACAAGTATTGTTAATATATAACTGTAATTCCAAAGAAAGTAAGATCAGTTAACTTGGGAGCTATTTACAGTATCACTTTGACTTATACTTTTCATAAAGCaaacttgtaaaattttctttcttggatgtgggggggggggtgacaACTGTAATATACAGTCACTTGTAACTCACGAATGAAAAAAAGATAGTCAAATGAAGCAAATCTGGcacaaaagtatattttatttgttacagaaacttaacatttatttttacatttagtcaCCATCTAAAGCTACACATTTTTACTAacggtgaaccagttttctcattctaCCAATAAAAATGCTGGAGTCTTTCCTTGATTCATGACCTCACTGTGTCATTCAGTTCATAATCTGTGGTGAAATAAATACTCTTAACATCCTGCtttaattgaagaaaaaggtaaaaatcgTAGGGCATCAAATCTAGTGAGTATGGAGGGTGTGGAATGGGTTAAAGTTTCAATGTCGCAAGAGGTGAATTCAAGCGATTTGGTAGCTAAGCATTATCATACTGGAGAATTATAAACTCTGTAGACTGTCAAACATAGCACACATCTCCTGAgatgttttatcatttttgtgcATTGTACATAATTTACATTGACCCATTTCCAGTCAGTAAGTCACATATACAAGTGTTTACAATATCagaacactataaaaaaattatttttggagagagttatgttttgaattttcttGGTTGTGGTGGACCATTGTGTCAATATTCCATGCTCTGATGTTCTTCTCCCTTGTCATAATATTTCAGAAGCTGTTCACAACATTTCTTTTGTTGCTTGTTGTTTTCTTTGAGGTTTTGTGGCATCCACCATGAACAGATTTTAGGATAGCCCAATTGTACAATAATGTGTCCTACTAATCCTTTTGATATGCGTACCTGGGTGGCTATGTGTTGTTATCTGACAGACAGTGGTGATGTGTTTTATGTGAGACAGACTATCATTTAGAATTAATTCGTCCGAATCCTTTTGGTGCTTCTCAACTATCACAAAAGCAGTCAACCCCTGTAAGGTTCATATTTGCCTTACCAGCTTTTAAGCGCAAAATTTTATGGCCCACTTAtcttcttttgtcttcagtcatttgactggtttgatgcagctcttcaagactCTCTATCTAgtactagttgtttcatttcagtataccccctgcatcctacatccttaacatattccaattttttccttctacctgtcctttcaatattaaagcgactattccagtatgccttaatatgcccatttatttatatttttcaatcaacAGTTTCATCATCATTAATGGCTTTCAGACTATGTTAAATGTCGTCACCCGCATTCACGTTTTCAACcattaaaaattcaactattcCATGTTGTTTTAGACACATTGATCTAGCAGGTATAGCCAACTCCATAACTGTGGTGACTAACAGAAAATGAAAGGACATGAGTAAATGAGTTTTTGGATATTGTTAGTAGGGGAATAAAACTACAAGATGATAACAACTGTTGCTTTGTGCAACATTTTGTCCTGTTTCATTccagttttattacatttcagcTACCCATTTTATGAATAGAATCTGAGTTGGATGGTGAACTAATAACCTGTATTTAGAAAGCATGCAAGAACAACAGTTGCGATTATTACTCCCAAATAAATCTTGAAAGGCAGACTGAAGAAAACACAGTTAACCATTTGGTATTGCTAGATTTTGAGAAGGCATCTCATTATGTGAGGAGgaataaaatgtctaaaaattttacaaaatgtaggaatgaaataatgagaaataagtagattttctttcttaactttataacttaaataaaaattagttgctttgattaaaataaaaatcaaggtaGATGAGATAAGTTGCAATGCAGAAAGGAGTAAAATAAGGATGTAgtctatacaaaaaaaagaatgtttttattaaaaaaaggtggaTAGTATATTGAAGACATTAAAAAGCAGGTTCACAAATCATAGAGTTCacctaatgatttttaaaataaaatcagctgataaaagagcaagaattttgttttagtcatctttaagttgaattatttaataaattaagatatagaCTGCATAAACTTACATCACaattataatctcattataataataaagtaaatgttaTTAGTCTCAGTGTTTCTATTTGTGATGtaccatatattaaaaatagaaaaatacttaaCAGTTGACTAtactaaagtttattttaatgtggaagttataaaaactttaccTATGTCTCAGCAGGCTTGAAATCTAAATTAAGCTTTTTTGAAActcttaaagaatatttttaccttaaaatatactttttcataaatatactaGAAGACGACTCTTTACTAGactgattgaaataaaaaagttaataattttataaacattcatcAATCTCTTAATCAtgctgtatattaataataaaaaaaaaattgtcccagTCTAGGAATACTACTATTCAAATAATTTGGTATTTgcattcttcattaaatttatttaacacaagCCCACTATAATGCAGTGAATGTTGCACACCAGTTAATACTTTCATCTGTTTACCATATATAGTGGCtattatgttttgtgttttacataTATCTTAGCCTTTAAGTTAGTAAGGCAGATCCTATAAACTAAACAATTACTGTAAACCTGCCTTCCTGAAGAAGTTATGTAGAGCTCATTTATAATACTCTATAAGATtagaatttctttgttttttctaataaaaattaaaatgatgaataaatttttaagtgtatGTAACTCCTTTATCAGTTAATTATGAACTggatttaatctaaaaaaaaaattaaatggatcaATTTATGCACTATTTtactggtttttaaataaaaaatgagagggaagtattaattatatgtgaataagatatgtttaattttttatggaaaaatccATCCAAGACAATTAAATAACATGGCTATAATGCAATTGATTGACTGGGACAGGAATTTGCCTGGCTTTactctataaatattttagaggAAGCAAAAGCTACCATTCTTtatcaaattacaattattttcaatatgGAACATATTACTTAACGAAATACCATCTACTACCCACCACCTTTACTAATGTCTACCATCaatttcactattttaaaattaatatcctgttcacactttttatttaaaaaataaaaaaattaaaaaaa
This window encodes:
- the LOC142325236 gene encoding uncharacterized protein LOC142325236; protein product: MMNFSGMSTVFLFMLLLGVALSAVANDKPSTIPKKCDTGPLPTAIKIKNCVGTSGNTAYSTCEFKLSEKVEIEVIFKSSYQVPLIETKAYLKNKDYFIRPHTLNEKYTADRGELYLQISNRLADLPLNLNADYVYRDSFIITDDYPLGEYEFKWSAEDDITDQDFICARLTFKIVQ